The genomic interval gtaAAGAGATACTAAGACAAAAAGATTTATCCTAGTTTATCCAAACCTtggctacatccagtccccttAAGTAATTACTTAAGAGATTCCAGTAACCAACTGACTATAACAAGTATTCTCGCCTCTCTAGATTCAATAAGTATTATCCTCTTCAGGTTACATTGAGTATTAGCATCTCTCTAGGTTACAACTCTTTTGTACTTTCAACAAGATTACTAATATGACTTTTGTTGTTTGACTTGCCTTACTTTGTTTTGCTCCTTCAATCTCTTTATATATCTATTAATTTAACCTTTGATCCTCAATTGGTTAACATTGAATTTtgcattatcttttatcttcatctTTCTGACGATCctagaaaataacaaaaatcttgaaacctcaatctttcattttgtttttgctttgaattTGTTTAACTAAAATTCAAAAGTAATCACAATATGTTAgtaaaaaacaaattgaaacTTTAACTAGTAATCTTTTAGTTCTAGATTTTTTTGTGGCATAAAGTATTTAAGATTTTCAGttgttcaaaatatttttatttagaaacGATACAAAGATATGCACAAACATGATAAAAGATAATTGAAAATGTTAATTTGATCAAATTTGTTTAAGAAAAGCTAAAACTTAGAGATATTAGAAAAATAGGGATGAATAGAGTGATTTCAcgatttcaaattttaaacttGAGTAGAAAATCTCTTTGATTGAATGCATATATAGTAGATAtgtatattcaaaatatttcgATGTTACAAGTCAATTTGTTCATCAGACTGTCTAATAACTACGTGTTGCTAATAAATTGTTTATCATATTGTAGATACTCACTGCAGATGTAAAAATACTATTCATATCTTTCAATATTAgcaaaaatctttaaaatgatttttgttatcatcaaaaaataaatatatgaatcAGGAACTGTCTATGTCTCATTTGTCTCATTAGACATCAAGAGACATAACAGACTGTCAAGACATGTCATCTAGTTCCTTCAGGGTCTCAACAATCtccaatttttttatgatgacCAAAACAACTCTCAGCATAACATATTTTACCATTAGAATATACATATTCATTCACACATCACAAAACATACCTAGTATTAAGACGTTGTTCACCCAACACTAGACGCTTACGTTGTCTTCTCCCCtatttttaacataataaaaaagCTTTACTGCAGATTGGATCATTTAAAATGCATAGAGATAGCAGAAACATTCATCAAGAAAGTGAGGAATAATGAAAAACGTGATTagaaattttcaagattttaaaataagaaattaattcAAATCATGAATAGAATTGCATTAGAAATTTGTCAAACTCTCAAGTGTTTTAGGCTTGTGTATATATGAGGAGCATAATTTTATTCATACTCAATAGATTTGATAATAAACTTTTAAActataatcataaataaatccTTTTAATTAAGAATCATTTAATTGAGTTTACTTGGACTTTAACAGTTATTTATGTGTTTTTAGGATAGATGGTCTAATATTTTTCAGAATAGATAATCTAAAGGAAGTGTTACCTTTGTGAATTGGCCGAATATGCGAAAGTCAAAGTTATTTCTTTGAATctgaatcaaaacagaaaaaaaaaattgagaaaagaaataagagaataaattctacaatatctcataaacaaaattattaataaagaagatatacaataaatatttctttataagATATCACAAGTTCTTTTTTTCCAAACTTACAAAAGGCTAAAGAATGAGAAGATAAGATGATATGCTTTCTATAACAAAGTAGAAGTGTATTTATGTATTAAGATGTGTTCCTTACATTTGTTTTCATCTTGTATTTTTAGTTGTTCAAAATTAAACCTTTGTAGGACAATCTTCATCGTGATATTGTCGAGTAATTCTAATCCTATTTccctttaattttaatatacaaaattattagaaTTAACTTGATTATTCTTGCATGttatttcaattaaattatTCCATATTTACTTCCACAACGTTCTCGTATAGATTTATTCAAATATAATcaataatcaattaaattataaattattgccttttggatattattttttaacaaccAAAATAATGTgcattgaaaaataattttatatataaaaatatcaacTACGTTGTTACGTTTCCTCTCctttattaaaagaataatctattaatattattaaaatatgagCATAAATTCGTAAATATACTTAAGGCGatatcataataataaatatgttcaatTCTAATttatgttgttattattatcaaAACTCTTAACTCAAATGTAACCATGTATTCCTCAATATATGTAACTGTATCATTATGTCCCTAATTATGTGTAATTTTAGTTAGGGGATTATATTCTATGCTTATTTTAGGAAGGCCATGAGAATGATATTCCCTTGACTTTCTCTGGAAATAACGATATACTGTATGTTTACGCAGATAAATCAGGACAAGACATACATTTTCATCTAAAAGCAAATCGAAAACTTTATGCACGTGGATGAGGAAATGCAGATAAATTCTTACACGCATTTTTCATCTAGACCCAAAGCAAATCGAGTATATTTAGGAATAAATGATGACGAAATAAACAAGATTAGGAATACATACTTTAAAGAGGGGAAGTTGAGAATATCCTAGTAGAGAGAGTATGATCTGGAAAGTGAAGAAAGAGCAGGCAAAACTATTGCTAAAAACTCCATTGTTTCATCTAAAAGATTTGAAttcttttacaaaataaattttagagagGAGTGAGACGAAATTTCTGAGAACAACTTGCTCCATTACATCAAATAAATCTAAAATGATTACAATGTAAACGGAACATAGTAGTATAGAAATTACCTATTTACCATTAAAATATTCCAGAAGGTGCCGATCAAGCTCAAAATGTCGAGAAAGAAGCCCCTGTAATTCACAATCCATATGTCCGGTTAAACTATACGAATCGGAGACATTAATTGAACAGTGACGATAACAAGGCGGGAAGCAAATTTTAAATAGTCCCAGCCGGTGTTCAATGATATGCAGAGCATTGACAATGTTTTAAAATCAAAGCATATTTTGAACCTGTTTGATTAAATTTCTGCATAATAGTTTTTACTTTCTGttataagttaaaatcaatttatCACTTCACTGATATAAAAGTTCTTTCATCTATCTGGCATCAAACTAAgatgaataaattatttttatttatgagaaACTCAACTTATTTTGTCCTTTTATAAAGAGCTTGTGAAGTTTTTCTAAACAGGGATGGTCTTGTTATAGTCACTATTCAAAATAGCATATATCCTACATATGACAAAAACCTTTGTAATCGTAGGGTGAAAATATGTTGCTTCAAAATCCAACTCTGGAAAGCGGGCAACTTCAGCCGCATTCTCAAATAAGATATATGTAGGAAGCTGGCCCATGCTTCCTGATAATCACAAGGCATCATATAAATTCCATATTCACTatacaataataactaaaaaaacaatataacaGTAAAATAGAGAAATTAAGTACTTTTAGTGAAAAGAaggaaaataaattcaaaaatctATCAATTAAAATAGGTACCACTTAGAGATATTCCAAATTTTTCAGCAGCATTGGGAAAGAGACCAAGATCAACTATTCCAAACGATAAATTTTTGCTTGAATATCTGCCAGAGAGATGAATGTACGGAAATTGTCAAAATCTGTAATCACAGCAATTTTCATGGAAATTGTCAAAATCTGTAATCACGACAATTTTCATGGAACTTGTCAAAATCTGAAATCACAACAATTTTCATGGAAATTGCTGATGCGAGATATAAATTTCTCTTCACCAAACTAATTAACTTCGTACACTTGCTGTGTAAACAGTAAAGAAGTTTCCCTAATATAAATTATTGGCATTGGATAGGTTTTAATACCTTAATAGAATTCATAACAGACTGGATTTAACACAGTTCCAGAATCTAACTTAAGGAAAGAGAATCACCCAAGTCACTTTAGGGAGTATTTTAGCCATATACTTAGACCTAGCTGATATGGGATTTCAACACTAGTTCATGTGGTTTTAATTTTCCAAGCCAAAAACAATGAAAGAAATATGAGATTGCTTTGCAATTGATGGTAAAATCTGCAAAACACCATAAATATGAGTATTTAGTTTGTTTATTTcgtattttaatttcaatttagagagaaccaaaatttgaaaatgtgTTTGGTTAGATTTGAATGAAGACCTTgggaaacaaataaaaaaggaCAAATTTGAAAACCACGTGTTCATTTCCAACAATTATTAAAACAGGAAAAGTGTGGTGGCAActttatattgtaataaaaaacTATAACCAAAACATTTCCTTCATTTGGGcattataaagaaaatagaGCACACAAAAAAGTTTACTCAAATAAACTCAATATTTAGACAGCTTCTAAACCTAtaaaaggcacaaaagctacTCATATTAGGTAAGAAGTACAACAACCTGAAGTTTACAGTATTTAGCCATTTTACTTGAGAGAGGATATATAGTTCAAGACAAAAGTCAAAGAGAAACATACGTAATTGAGAGCTCAGGaaaatactgacttgagcgaaTGCAAGCAGGTGAATATGAAGAACGAAATTCCACCTGCCAACtcacagaaagaaagaaaaatgaaaccAAGGGAGAAGGAAAGAACTAAAACATAAACAATGATATGACCAAACTCCACACATTTCTAATATTACTTTCCACTCTATTTCAAAAGTGATAGGGAGTTTTGTGCATTATAGGTTTAAACAGAAGTAAATGCATTATATAGTGACTCACCAACAATCCCACCCATATGCATTACTAGTAGACCAATAAATTACAAAAACGGAAAACACATAAGTAAATTCTTCTCACCAactactgaaaaaaaaaaacagaaaatggGTAAAAATGAACTAGTACATTATATAAAATGGCTATTGAACCATACTCTGTTTCCCAGAGGTCATCATCATTGTGCATTGAATGCATTCACTAAACTAACAGCATGTTTTCGTAAGATACAGAAAGCAATTCCATTCAACTGAAGTTACGCACCAGCCAAAATCTTGTAGTTGTCCCCTCTGTCAACAGGCTTTCCAAGTGCAATGGGGTTAGCTTGCTGGACGTACCTGTAAGAATTAATCAAAGAGAAAAGAACTTAATCATATGATCTATgactataataaaataataagttcTTGTATTTCTTATGATAATTTCAATTGATAAGATGCTTAATATAACAAAATCGTAAAGGCAAATCAGTCAAACCCAATCAACAGTACCTAGTCCTTGGAATAGAGGTTGTTGTGTTAACATATGCAACGCTGCAACACAGAAAATAATCAGAAGTATGCATATACAAAATGGTATGTAGAATTAGAGGCTGTAATTATAATTTACTTTCAGCAGTTATCTAACGCATATCTTGGACTTGTTACCCAAATGCAAAATATAAGCACAATCAATTAAGCATCATTAGTcttaatatttcattttgatCTGACCCTATGACAATTAAGTATGcagttttttatataattttcttactttttaaatcaccaataaaaaacatttttaaaatcgcaaaaaatggtgaaaataatatatataatatattttttaaaaataattaaaataatagtgtGATGGTTCATGGTGCCTCTCATAGTTAAAATTATATTGCAAGAAACTAAACATGCTGTAAATAAAAGGCAACTGTGCTTAACTAACACAAAATAAGCTGAAACTACCCACCTAAAAATACAAGAATATACCATACGGCTAAGTGGCGATCCATTGTAAAGGCTAGGACAAAAAGACAAATCTGGAAATAATAAGATAAGATAGAAGGTTTGAGAACTTCCATATAGACACAGAAATAAATGAAATCACAGGTAGTATGCAGCAGCAAGAAAGTGATTTAACACATCGAGCATACACATCACTTTTTCACAACAGAAGTTGTGCAGTTCCAATAATAAACAAGGAGCAGGAAAATCGTAATAATGCATGCTCCATAGTTTAATAGCCATCTAATCTAGTTAGACTTAAGATGTCATTTTATgatataaacaaattaatttcaattaaaataaaagtgcCAGAACCCTATCTTACTGATAATAAAAAGGGGCAAGTGAGAAGTGATTTACGAATAGGAAGCTGTAAAAGTCCAACAAATTCATCAATTGTGATTACCTTCCCAAGGAAAAGTGCATAGGCTATAAAGGTTTCCCAGTTGTCTTCCTTTGCTCCCTGTAACAAAAAACAATTAGAATTGAATACAACGCACACATGTTCTCCAAGGTCAAAAGCAGCAGTGCGTGAAACAACAGTTAATCAATCGACCATATACACCCAGTTCAACAAACTAGACAAAAATCAGAGCGACTTAACCACACAAGATATTTGTAAAAGAGAATCTCACTAACACATGGCACAAAACGAGAAGTTTCTTTATTTGAGAATGCAGAAAGATCACTCTCCAGCTTTGCGCCAATCCGCAAAACCCTTTTCATTATTAATGCCAACCGACTTACAGTTACATAAATTTCAACCATAACTCATTGCATTGTTGGATATTAAAAGAGTGATCAACGTATCCATGAACTAGCCACACGATTAGCATGGTGATGGTAAACTAAACAAAATGTTTTTTGGgaaaaataaactaataaataaCTGCACAAGACCTAGAATTGAACTGTATAACCTGCAATTCACATTTTGAGAGGTATGCCCAAATTTTAGCGTTAACAATTACAATTCACACGATCAACTAGTAAATTTTAGGCAAACGTAAAGGCGGAATGAAAAATGGATCTGATTTGAACAGCGCGAACCTTGATGACGGCCAATATCGCGAACACAAGCAGCGTTTGTATTTCCTGAGAGAGGGAGAAGAAGTAAAGTAAGTAATCTGTGAAGAGAGGCGTGAGAGAGAGCGAAAGGGAGAGAGGATCTTACGCGACGAAGGAGATGTTGGATGACATGAGGTGCAAGGACTTCGGAAGCGGAGGTGCGAATGATGAAATATGAGAAGAAAGTTAAGAAATGGAAGAGGTAATAAGGTTCTGAAACCATGCGATTCAGGCTCTGCAACCCCGGAACCGTGTTATCACTTTCCTTTCCCATATGCTTCTTTCTTAACTTGTTCCTCTGGATCTGAAatttccctttcacccgatttcAGTCCATGCCCACAACTATGCTCTTCTTCATATACTGCTATTCCTCTGCAAACTCTGGATCTTCATGTTACCCAGGAACctgttataaaataaatttaattatatatataatgttctACAAAAAAAATGTACCTCTTTAATAGTTATTTAAATTCGTAAAACTGTTTTATACTCTACAAATATTTATTAGGTTAATGTTTTGCTTGGAATGAATAAAGTGaaatatatttagttattaacaattattttaattattttttattataataaaaaaataaatactaataaaatattaaacataattgattatataaaaagtataattaattatactataaaattaatcTCTACATATATATGGATCATGTGAAATATAACTATTCTTATACTTGTATATATAAAGTGAATCTAAATAGCATTGATAATAATTGTTGTTGTATGTGTCAGTCACTTGGTTGTGCTTTCTTGTACTTTAATGGTTCACTCCTTTAGATTTCAACACTTATTCTCCTTAGTTTCTCAACATTCGGTCGGAAGTAAACCTGTAGAAAGGTTTCTCcaacgatcaagtaagtactttGTATTGAGAGTGTGTATTGTAAAATTGATAAAAGCGTACCATACTCTATTGTGGAGGGCTTATATTATAACATTTAGTAATTAGTCATCTAATTGATGGGTTGTATCTGACATATATCTACATTAAATCAATGTTAGTTGATTTCTCATAGTGTAACCCTGATTTATAGGGAGATATGTTTGGAGCATACCTTCAATAAATCAGTGTTAACTAATTTCTCAGGATGTCACCTGGATTTTATGGGGTGTGGCCCTAATTTGTAGGATATTTCCTTACTTGTCATTTATTGCAATTGTTCTTTTAATGTAGTTAACCAATCGGTTGGTTTCCGAGGCAGAGTGACGTGGCTCACTCAGTCCCGACCGGTACAACTCTTGAAGATGGGAGCTAAAGAACAAGTTATCTCCTCGCTCGttatttcttttcttcctttAGATTCCTCTTTTAGTGTTCGGACATCGATTCTCGGTTGAAAGTGCACCTGCAAAAAGTTAACGCTTAAGTAAATGTTCGGTATATAGGTGTAATAAATGTTGTAATAATGTCATACTTTACTTTGGTTATTGTgcctatttatatgattttgatgaattattttattgttggaCCGATGTTAACATACATATCATGATTAAGATtgtgttacctaattttttttttacgatTTGATCTAATATACTTTAACTTTAACTCATTTTTCTTATGGAATCGACCAGTATCGGATACCAAGTGTCTCAGGATCGTTCGATTCCTAATTGTACAATATTATTTAGCATCAAATATGTAATTTAGATATAAGTGGAAGTATAAAAATGTAACCAAATAATTTACAATATTAGTAAATCATAGAGTAATATCATGTAAAAGCATTAactttttattaagaaaataatctcTCATAGAAAAAAGCTCAACTTCTGCCAAAAACTTCTATGAAGCACCCAAATCAATCTGGATTTAGTTTTGGGCTTCTTCAATAAGAATTTTAAAATGGCATtgtaaaaaacacaaaaatcctAAAGCCTAgcaaataataacaaaaactaTCTAAAGCAAAATCAATGACTAAAAATGGTGACACGAATAGCATGAGTTGCATCTAATGTGTGAGAAGTATAAGTTATAACATGAGAAAGTTTGTCAACTCATTAAGTTGGATGCATCGTGCATAAACTCAAGAAAGCTTCCAATGTTGAATAATGGGGGTAGTAGCAAGTCTAGTTTCAAGTCCTTAAATACCTCTGGTTAAAGACAAACTACACCTCATTTTGTGAGATTTGACAGTGGCAAGGTCTTTTTATCAGAGTTAACAACAAAAGATCTAAAGATCAAAAATCAAGAGTTGTATAATGAGATTTGACAGTGGCAAGGTCTTTTTATCAGAGTTGTATACAACAAAGTTGTATACAACAACAAAAGATCTAAAGATCAAAAATCAAGAGTTGTATATAACAACTAAAGAGTTGTATACAACAACAAAAGATCTAAAGATCAAAAATCAAGAGTTGTATATAACAACTAAAGGTTATAATACTTTGACACTTAGATTCTACTCTTCCATTCAACTTACAACTTCATAATTATTATCTTATTATAATGATGAATTTGGAAAAATATAGGTGAAAGTTCTACATTTTAGGCTACAaagttatttcaaaataaattaaaatattttccacttccaattctattttaagaaaatttctCAACTCCTTGTTACTTCGTTCATTTTTATCACATCTTCCCCTCCCATTTAGCAAGGCAGAAAAAAAGAGTGCGTCATCATCTTTTCTACAACCAACTAACAACCATAATTCTTATGTTGGATATAAGCGTAAAGGGCATCCCTTTTCCACATTTATGCTTAAAAGAAATAACCTTTAGATAATAACTACAACCATAAGAAGGGAATGTAATACAAGGAGAATTGCAACAAATTACAATCCAAACCCAATGATGGTTTAGCCCTTTCCCCCCACTTTTCAATATTTTCTCTAAAACGAATGTACATAATCAAATGCTAATTCCCAGACAAGCAAACAATATgtaacaagaaacaaaaaaattatttatatatataacaatatgaaaacaaaaaaaagaaagaaaaagaaaaacgaGAACAAAAGTTAGCAATCGGATGCAATGGGCAAACCCGGTAATATAGTTTTTACATGCTACCAGCTCGTCCTGGGGTGGGGTTGGGCTTCACTTTTGCCATGTCAACAAGGTCTCCAAATAACTTATCCTCAGGCTTGGAAGGTTTCCCAGATGCAGCATAAGATGTGGTAGAAACTGGGTAAGAGTTTCTCAAAGCACTGTCATCTCTCACAGACATACCATACATTTGCCGTTCAATGTATGGAACTCTTTGTTGCTGATCATACCCGTATCCCATAAATTGGTTTCCGTACATTTGTTGAGGATACATCACAGGACCACCCTGCATTTGATGTGAAGCCATACCCATGTAGGGTCCTGCAACAC from Phaseolus vulgaris cultivar G19833 chromosome 1, P. vulgaris v2.0, whole genome shotgun sequence carries:
- the LOC137813440 gene encoding uncharacterized protein, which produces MGKESDNTVPGLQSLNRMVSEPYYLFHFLTFFSYFIIRTSASEVLAPHVIQHLLRREIQTLLVFAILAVIKGAKEDNWETFIAYALFLGKICLFVLAFTMDRHLAVWYILVFLALHMLTQQPLFQGLGTSSKLTPLHLESLLTEGTTTRFWLVEFRSSYSPACIRSSQYFPELSITYSSKNLSFGIVDLGLFPNAAEKFGISLSGSMGQLPTYILFENAAEVARFPELDFEATYFHPTITKGLLSRHFELDRHLLEYFNGK